In one Brienomyrus brachyistius isolate T26 chromosome 5, BBRACH_0.4, whole genome shotgun sequence genomic region, the following are encoded:
- the LOC125741699 gene encoding serine protease 33-like isoform X3: MRMLDLDFLVVIHLVMLGFWTCEAQVCGQPPITNRIVGGTNALDGAWPWQVDIQTSVDGHICGGSIISEDWVLSAAHCFQQPITTSIYLLYLGRYYLNGNNQYEQQKSVANVVILNGYTDTEHGKDLALVQLDSPVTWSDYIQPICLPSASTLFPDGMPCYVTGWGYTQEGVSLGGAGILQQVEVPIIDQNTCQSMYQIGAVSPVSVLSDMICAGYQQGGKDSCQGDSGGPLVCQVINNTWVQAGVVSFGDGCAQANRPGIYTKLSSYTDFIKSNVPDAQLIEQRSIKEQKSHGFST; encoded by the exons ATGAG GATGTTGGATTTGGATTTCCTAGTGGTTATACACCTGGTCATGCTAG GTTTTTGGACATGTGAAGCTCAAG TGTGTGGTCAGCCTCCCATAACTAACAGGATTGTTGGAGGAACTAATGCACTGGACGGTGCTTGGCCATGGCAAGTGGATATTCAGACCAGTGTGGATGGTCACATTTGTGGAGGTTCCATTATCTCAGAAGACTGGGTTTTGTCTGCAGCACATTGCTTCCAACA GCCAATAACTACATCAATTTATCTGCTTTACCTGGGCCGGTACTATCTCAATGGCAATAACCAGTATGAACAGCAAAAGAGTGTGGCTAATGTGGTGATTCTGAACGGATATACAGATACCGAGCATGGCAAAGACCTGGCTCTGGTGCAGCTAGATAGCCCAGTCACCTGGTCAGACTACATTCAGCCAATCTGCCTGCCTTCTGCCAGCACCCTGTTCCCTGATGGAATGCCCTGCTATGTCACCGGTTGGGGCTACACCCAGGAGGGTG TTTCCCTTGGTGGTGCGGGGATCCTACAGCAAGTGGAAGTGCCCATCATTGATCAAAATACCTGTCAATCAATGTACCAGATTGGGGCAGTTAGTCCTGTGTCTGTTCTGTCGGACATGATCTGTGCTGGCTATCAACAGGGTGGCAAAGATTCTTGTCAG GGGGATTCAGGTGGACCTCTCGTGTGCCAAGTGATAAATAACACCTGGGTGCAAGCTGGAGTGGTGAGCTTTGGGGATGGTTGTGCCCAGGCCAACCGACCTGGCATCTATACCAAACTGTCCAGCTACACTGACTTCATCAAAAGCAACGTGCCTGATGCCCAG CTCATCGAACAGAGGAGCATAAAGGAGCAGAAATCACATGGTTTCTCTACCTAA
- the LOC125741699 gene encoding serine protease 33-like isoform X2: MRMLDLDFLVVIHLVMLGFWTCEAQVCGQPPITNRIVGGTNALDGAWPWQVDIQTSVDGHICGGSIISEDWVLSAAHCFQQPITTSIYLLYLGRYYLNGNNQYEQQKSVANVVILNGYTDTEHGKDLALVQLDSPVTWSDYIQPICLPSASTLFPDGMPCYVTGWGYTQEGVSLGGAGILQQVEVPIIDQNTCQSMYQIGAVSPVSVLSDMICAGYQQGGKDSCQGDSGGPLVCQVINNTWVQAGVVSFGDGCAQANRPGIYTKLSSYTDFIKSNVPDAQVIGGASHIWVSGMVVLANILASLVAVVLLL; the protein is encoded by the exons ATGAG GATGTTGGATTTGGATTTCCTAGTGGTTATACACCTGGTCATGCTAG GTTTTTGGACATGTGAAGCTCAAG TGTGTGGTCAGCCTCCCATAACTAACAGGATTGTTGGAGGAACTAATGCACTGGACGGTGCTTGGCCATGGCAAGTGGATATTCAGACCAGTGTGGATGGTCACATTTGTGGAGGTTCCATTATCTCAGAAGACTGGGTTTTGTCTGCAGCACATTGCTTCCAACA GCCAATAACTACATCAATTTATCTGCTTTACCTGGGCCGGTACTATCTCAATGGCAATAACCAGTATGAACAGCAAAAGAGTGTGGCTAATGTGGTGATTCTGAACGGATATACAGATACCGAGCATGGCAAAGACCTGGCTCTGGTGCAGCTAGATAGCCCAGTCACCTGGTCAGACTACATTCAGCCAATCTGCCTGCCTTCTGCCAGCACCCTGTTCCCTGATGGAATGCCCTGCTATGTCACCGGTTGGGGCTACACCCAGGAGGGTG TTTCCCTTGGTGGTGCGGGGATCCTACAGCAAGTGGAAGTGCCCATCATTGATCAAAATACCTGTCAATCAATGTACCAGATTGGGGCAGTTAGTCCTGTGTCTGTTCTGTCGGACATGATCTGTGCTGGCTATCAACAGGGTGGCAAAGATTCTTGTCAG GGGGATTCAGGTGGACCTCTCGTGTGCCAAGTGATAAATAACACCTGGGTGCAAGCTGGAGTGGTGAGCTTTGGGGATGGTTGTGCCCAGGCCAACCGACCTGGCATCTATACCAAACTGTCCAGCTACACTGACTTCATCAAAAGCAACGTGCCTGATGCCCAGGTGATTGGAGGGGCCTCTCACATTTGGGTGAGCGGGATGGTGGTGCTAGCCAATATTTTGGCCTCCCTGGTTGCTGTGGTGCTGTTGCTTTAA
- the LOC125741699 gene encoding serine protease 33-like isoform X1: MRMLDLDFLVVIHLVMLGFWTCEAQVCGQPPITNRIVGGTNALDGAWPWQVDIQTSVDGHICGGSIISEDWVLSAAHCFQQPITTSIYLLYLGRYYLNGNNQYEQQKSVANVVILNGYTDTEHGKDLALVQLDSPVTWSDYIQPICLPSASTLFPDGMPCYVTGWGYTQEGVSLGGAGILQQVEVPIIDQNTCQSMYQIGAVSPVSVLSDMICAGYQQGGKDSCQGDSGGPLVCQVINNTWVQAGVVSFGDGCAQANRPGIYTKLSSYTDFIKSNVPDAQTGTKLSQTSKTDRGYATGSISAVNPPAFWSPPILQYRYRLEREHALWQ; the protein is encoded by the exons ATGAG GATGTTGGATTTGGATTTCCTAGTGGTTATACACCTGGTCATGCTAG GTTTTTGGACATGTGAAGCTCAAG TGTGTGGTCAGCCTCCCATAACTAACAGGATTGTTGGAGGAACTAATGCACTGGACGGTGCTTGGCCATGGCAAGTGGATATTCAGACCAGTGTGGATGGTCACATTTGTGGAGGTTCCATTATCTCAGAAGACTGGGTTTTGTCTGCAGCACATTGCTTCCAACA GCCAATAACTACATCAATTTATCTGCTTTACCTGGGCCGGTACTATCTCAATGGCAATAACCAGTATGAACAGCAAAAGAGTGTGGCTAATGTGGTGATTCTGAACGGATATACAGATACCGAGCATGGCAAAGACCTGGCTCTGGTGCAGCTAGATAGCCCAGTCACCTGGTCAGACTACATTCAGCCAATCTGCCTGCCTTCTGCCAGCACCCTGTTCCCTGATGGAATGCCCTGCTATGTCACCGGTTGGGGCTACACCCAGGAGGGTG TTTCCCTTGGTGGTGCGGGGATCCTACAGCAAGTGGAAGTGCCCATCATTGATCAAAATACCTGTCAATCAATGTACCAGATTGGGGCAGTTAGTCCTGTGTCTGTTCTGTCGGACATGATCTGTGCTGGCTATCAACAGGGTGGCAAAGATTCTTGTCAG GGGGATTCAGGTGGACCTCTCGTGTGCCAAGTGATAAATAACACCTGGGTGCAAGCTGGAGTGGTGAGCTTTGGGGATGGTTGTGCCCAGGCCAACCGACCTGGCATCTATACCAAACTGTCCAGCTACACTGACTTCATCAAAAGCAACGTGCCTGATGCCCAG ACTGGTACTAAACTTTCCCAGACCAGTAAAACAGACAGGGGTTATGCCACTGGTTCCATTAGTGCTGTAAACCCCCCAGCATTCTGGAGCCCCCCCATCTTACAGTACAGGTATCGCCTTGAGAGAGAACATGCTTTATGGCAGTGA